One uncultured Hyphomonas sp. genomic region harbors:
- a CDS encoding DUF2207 domain-containing protein, translated as MVRYLLATLAACLFVLAAGAEEKINRFDVGLKVQKDGDIIVTETINVTVEGRDIRRGIFRDLPRYYADDVKPGDKLPYQYDVRRVRRDGRKEPYTVEQEGNAYRIRIGDADVLLDYGDHTYVIEYEVKNQIRYFDDHDELYWNITGSYWLFPIEAASARVMLPDGPNILEAVAYTGKRGETGRDYAYRQENGVQVFETTRPLDRREGLTIAVSVPKGTIAPPSVGDKGMLWWLRNGALAILVASFCGVFWFLLSGFRKVGQDPPKGPVFPRYEPPIGYSPAAVHHIYYRGMRGHGALISTLIGMGVKGLVDIDASNKKETTLTRKPGNAAAITPDEAILDAGLFGGRTVRTLGGKYDASFTSAYQSFRKSLSRKYGSAYFRWNIGYTLAAAVMTIATVAFAIVQATNWSGLHTLVVLAFAALNGLFMYLMPAPTVKGQKIRTEIEGFRLYLETAEKLQMNAVKVGSDAPPPMSLERYERFLPYAVALNVEKPWTKYFEDQLPTEAENYSPAWGHFGSRSFRNVGGMNDAIMSSMSTGVSSSLPQSSSSSGGGGGGSSGGGGGGGGGGGW; from the coding sequence ATGGTGCGGTACCTGCTGGCCACGCTTGCTGCCTGCCTGTTCGTTCTGGCGGCCGGGGCGGAAGAGAAGATCAACCGCTTCGATGTTGGTCTCAAGGTGCAAAAGGATGGCGACATCATTGTCACCGAGACGATCAATGTAACCGTCGAAGGCAGGGACATCCGCCGCGGCATCTTCCGGGACCTGCCGCGCTACTACGCAGATGATGTGAAGCCCGGCGACAAGTTGCCCTATCAATATGATGTGCGCCGGGTGCGCCGCGACGGCCGCAAGGAGCCCTACACGGTCGAGCAGGAGGGGAATGCCTATCGTATCCGGATCGGCGATGCTGATGTGCTGCTGGACTATGGCGATCATACCTATGTCATCGAATACGAAGTGAAGAACCAGATCCGCTACTTCGATGACCATGATGAACTCTACTGGAACATCACGGGCAGCTACTGGCTGTTCCCGATCGAAGCGGCGTCGGCGCGGGTGATGCTTCCGGACGGGCCGAACATTCTTGAGGCGGTCGCCTACACCGGCAAACGCGGCGAGACCGGCCGCGATTATGCCTACAGGCAGGAAAACGGCGTTCAGGTATTCGAGACGACCCGGCCGCTGGATCGCCGGGAAGGTCTGACCATCGCCGTTTCAGTACCGAAGGGAACGATTGCGCCGCCGTCCGTCGGGGACAAGGGCATGCTGTGGTGGTTGCGCAATGGCGCGCTGGCCATACTGGTCGCGTCATTCTGCGGCGTCTTCTGGTTCCTCCTGTCCGGTTTCCGGAAGGTGGGACAGGACCCGCCCAAGGGGCCGGTCTTTCCGCGCTATGAGCCGCCGATAGGCTATTCGCCCGCGGCCGTCCATCACATCTATTATCGCGGTATGCGCGGACATGGCGCCCTGATCTCGACCCTGATCGGCATGGGCGTGAAGGGATTGGTGGACATAGATGCTTCGAACAAGAAGGAAACGACCCTGACCCGCAAGCCGGGCAACGCGGCGGCAATCACGCCGGACGAAGCCATCCTCGACGCCGGCCTGTTTGGCGGGCGTACCGTGCGGACTCTCGGCGGCAAGTATGATGCAAGCTTTACCTCGGCCTATCAGAGCTTCCGCAAGTCCCTTTCGCGAAAATATGGCAGTGCATATTTCCGCTGGAACATCGGCTACACGCTGGCCGCCGCCGTGATGACGATTGCTACCGTCGCCTTCGCGATTGTTCAGGCGACCAATTGGTCGGGCCTGCATACGCTCGTGGTTCTGGCATTTGCGGCGCTGAACGGTCTCTTCATGTACCTCATGCCGGCCCCGACGGTGAAGGGCCAGAAAATCCGTACAGAAATCGAGGGTTTCAGGCTTTACCTCGAAACGGCCGAGAAGCTCCAGATGAATGCCGTGAAAGTGGGCAGCGATGCGCCGCCGCCGATGAGTCTTGAGCGGTATGAACGTTTCCTGCCCTATGCGGTTGCGCTGAATGTCGAGAAACCGTGGACCAAATACTTTGAGGACCAACTACCCACAGAGGCTGAAAACTACAGCCCGGCCTGGGGGCATTTTGGCAGCCGGTCCTTCCGCAATGTCGGCGGGATGAACGATGCCATCATGTCCAGCATGAGTACCGGGGTTTCCAGCTCGCTGCCACAAAGTTCGAGTTCGTCCGGTGGGGGCGGAGGGGGCTCGTCCGGTGGGGGCGGCGGTGGCGGCGGGGGCGGCGGCTGGTAG
- a CDS encoding LemA family protein, giving the protein MGLYITGAILILLIIGVILIYNGLVQKSQMADNGWSDIDVQLKRRANLIPQLVNTVQGYATHERELFADIAEKRARALAAGDDLSSRGEAESELSRPVARLMAVAEDYPDMKASQNFLDLQQELADTEDKIEMARRFYNGAVRELNTRVQSFPANLLAGMFGFRTREFFEVSMPERAVPKVDLGGAG; this is encoded by the coding sequence GTGGGACTTTACATAACCGGTGCCATCCTGATCCTGCTGATTATCGGCGTGATCCTGATCTATAACGGGCTCGTGCAGAAATCTCAGATGGCGGACAATGGGTGGTCCGACATCGATGTGCAGCTGAAACGCCGGGCAAATCTGATCCCGCAGCTCGTCAACACTGTGCAGGGCTATGCCACGCATGAGCGGGAACTGTTTGCCGACATTGCGGAGAAACGCGCCAGGGCGCTGGCCGCTGGCGATGACCTCTCCAGCCGGGGAGAAGCGGAAAGTGAGCTGTCCCGCCCCGTCGCAAGGCTGATGGCCGTGGCAGAGGACTATCCCGACATGAAAGCCAGCCAGAACTTTCTCGATTTGCAGCAGGAACTGGCCGACACCGAAGACAAGATCGAAATGGCCCGGCGATTCTACAATGGCGCGGTGCGCGAATTGAACACGCGGGTGCAGAGCTTCCCGGCCAACCTGCTGGCGGGCATGTTCGGGTTCCGCACGCGGGAATTCTTCGAAGTGTCCATGCCGGAGCGGGCGGTTCCGAAAGTCGACCTCGGAGGCGCTGGCTGA
- a CDS encoding GNAT family N-acetyltransferase encodes MTEGIPITRHPAPPEQVERIRAAVREAEQLNDSRLARPEDAEGLYALFSEPKVNAPIYSLPRPLTVETVRLFIEDHVAQQARGEGLLFVRDTGGGQIMGYSDIQVWPEWAAGEIGGGLHPSLHSRGTGTQGAAQTFTWMFEALHLDLICETASLENVITQRMLDGMGFHRKGQVTSRRPDGTTRESLVWEMTRQEWTASH; translated from the coding sequence ATGACGGAGGGCATTCCGATCACTCGCCATCCGGCCCCGCCGGAGCAGGTTGAACGCATCCGCGCGGCAGTTCGCGAGGCGGAGCAGCTGAACGATTCTCGTTTGGCCAGACCTGAGGATGCCGAGGGACTTTATGCCTTGTTTTCAGAGCCCAAGGTCAACGCGCCGATCTATTCGCTGCCGCGCCCGCTGACCGTGGAGACGGTCCGCCTGTTCATTGAGGATCACGTCGCCCAGCAGGCGCGCGGGGAGGGGCTGTTGTTCGTCCGGGACACCGGCGGCGGGCAGATCATGGGCTATTCCGACATTCAGGTCTGGCCGGAATGGGCAGCGGGCGAAATCGGCGGCGGCCTGCATCCGTCCCTTCACTCCAGGGGCACTGGCACGCAAGGCGCGGCGCAGACCTTCACCTGGATGTTCGAGGCGCTGCACCTGGACCTGATCTGCGAAACGGCCAGTCTGGAGAATGTGATCACCCAGCGCATGCTGGATGGCATGGGCTTTCACCGAAAGGGGCAGGTGACCTCCAGACGGCCCGACGGCACGACGCGGGAATCGCTCGTCTGGGAAATGACGCGCCAGGAATGGACCGCGTCCCACTGA
- a CDS encoding TCR/Tet family MFS transporter, translated as MTDSAPPRKHGKNAFFFVIVTVALDMLAFGLIIPVIPALIRELAHVTSEQATLWLGPLAATYAVMNFLFGPVMGALSDKFGRRPVLLASISTLALDFLIMGFAHNIWLLFLGRALSGISGATYSTANAYIADVTTPQDRGRAFGMIGAAFGFGFVFGPVVGGFLGEIDPRAPFFAGAGLALINFLYGLIVLPESLAPENRRAFDIRRANPLGAVKHFSKLPHVGWFLIAAGIFMLAHTVFPSTWNVYSEIRYDWTPKEIGFSLGLVGVGAAVVQAGLMGLILDRIGTVKTALLGFGVNVVALFAYAFASHGWMVYAIIPFGALGGVASPSLNSLMSTVTPANAQGELQGASSSLNAMAMIVGPLTMNGVLFAFTHEGAAVHFAGAAFLLAGILTLISLAPFMRGVAVNRDAIPAEAD; from the coding sequence ATGACTGACAGCGCCCCTCCCAGAAAACACGGCAAGAATGCCTTCTTCTTCGTGATCGTGACGGTTGCGCTGGATATGCTGGCCTTCGGGCTCATCATTCCCGTGATCCCGGCACTGATCCGCGAACTGGCGCATGTCACGTCAGAGCAAGCCACGCTGTGGCTCGGCCCATTGGCGGCGACCTATGCCGTGATGAATTTCCTGTTCGGCCCGGTCATGGGCGCCTTGTCGGACAAGTTTGGCCGGCGGCCCGTCCTTCTGGCCTCGATTTCGACCCTGGCGCTCGATTTCCTGATCATGGGCTTTGCCCACAATATCTGGCTCTTGTTTCTGGGCCGGGCCCTGTCCGGTATTTCCGGCGCCACCTATTCCACCGCCAATGCCTATATCGCCGATGTGACGACACCGCAGGACCGGGGACGCGCCTTCGGCATGATCGGGGCGGCGTTCGGGTTCGGCTTTGTGTTCGGCCCGGTAGTCGGCGGCTTTCTGGGAGAGATCGACCCGCGCGCGCCCTTCTTTGCGGGCGCAGGACTTGCCCTGATCAACTTCCTCTACGGCCTGATCGTGCTGCCGGAATCACTCGCTCCGGAAAACCGCCGGGCCTTCGACATCCGGCGTGCCAATCCGCTGGGCGCCGTGAAACATTTCTCGAAACTTCCGCATGTCGGCTGGTTCCTGATCGCCGCCGGCATCTTCATGCTGGCGCATACGGTCTTCCCTTCCACCTGGAACGTTTATTCGGAAATCCGGTACGACTGGACGCCGAAGGAAATCGGCTTTTCGCTTGGCCTCGTCGGCGTCGGTGCCGCCGTGGTGCAAGCCGGCCTGATGGGCCTGATCCTCGACCGGATCGGAACGGTGAAGACGGCATTGCTCGGCTTCGGCGTGAACGTCGTCGCCCTGTTTGCCTATGCTTTCGCCAGCCATGGGTGGATGGTCTATGCGATCATCCCGTTCGGCGCACTCGGCGGCGTCGCGTCTCCCTCGCTGAACTCCCTGATGTCGACCGTCACGCCCGCAAATGCGCAAGGTGAGCTACAAGGCGCTTCGTCCAGCCTGAACGCGATGGCCATGATTGTCGGGCCGCTTACCATGAATGGAGTGCTGTTTGCCTTCACACATGAAGGCGCAGCGGTTCACTTCGCAGGCGCCGCTTTCCTGCTCGCCGGCATCCTGACGCTGATCTCGCTCGCACCCTTCATGCGCGGAGTTGCCGTGAACCGCGACGCTATCCCCGCCGAAGCGGACTAG
- a CDS encoding HAD family hydrolase, with translation MPPASSPAVSGHSCQHDRMQAKTSLMADLRPALFLDRDGVINVDKGYVSRIEDFEWVDGATETIAAFNKRGWFVFVVTNQSGIARNYYTEADMKVLHDWMQAELARAGAHIDRIYYCPFHEAGENPAYRKDSFDRKPKPGMLLQAMSDFPVKRELSFMIGDKEADMQAARAAGVAGFLFNGGNLLQFAEWTLASFEEGNRG, from the coding sequence TTGCCCCCGGCGTCCAGCCCCGCAGTATCGGGACACAGTTGCCAGCATGACAGGATGCAGGCAAAGACCAGCCTGATGGCTGACCTGCGCCCTGCCCTCTTTCTCGACCGAGACGGCGTGATCAACGTCGACAAAGGCTATGTCAGCCGCATTGAGGATTTCGAATGGGTGGACGGCGCCACCGAGACGATTGCCGCCTTCAACAAGCGCGGCTGGTTCGTCTTCGTGGTCACCAACCAGTCCGGCATTGCGCGCAACTATTACACCGAGGCCGACATGAAGGTCCTGCATGACTGGATGCAGGCAGAGCTGGCCAGGGCCGGCGCGCATATCGACCGCATCTATTACTGCCCCTTCCACGAAGCCGGCGAAAACCCCGCCTACCGGAAGGACAGCTTCGACCGGAAACCGAAGCCCGGCATGCTGCTGCAGGCCATGTCCGACTTTCCGGTGAAACGGGAGCTGAGTTTCATGATCGGCGACAAGGAAGCCGACATGCAGGCCGCCCGCGCCGCCGGTGTCGCCGGCTTCCTGTTCAACGGCGGAAACCTCCTGCAATTTGCGGAATGGACGCTTGCCAGCTTTGAAGAAGGCAACCGGGGCTGA
- a CDS encoding class I SAM-dependent methyltransferase, with product MRNYGPETFGELNADEYDLLHNPGTTEAAIELLSEFALPGRTLELAIGTGRVALPLAERGCRIEGIEASPLMVEKLRQKPGGHGIPVTIGDMSEVKADGMFDFIFLIFNTLYNLTSQAAQVNCFRNAASMLAPGGAFLIEAFVPDLSQFHDHRSVKPRHVGFSSLALEAAVHDPTTQRIDYQVLRVTSEGTKLTPLPMRYAWPQETDLMAQLAGMDLETRWGGWDKSDFTANSRMHISVYRKPA from the coding sequence ATGAGAAATTATGGTCCGGAGACGTTCGGCGAACTGAACGCTGACGAGTACGATCTTCTGCACAATCCGGGAACGACCGAAGCCGCCATTGAGCTTTTGTCGGAATTTGCCCTGCCCGGGCGCACGCTGGAACTTGCCATCGGCACCGGCCGCGTCGCCCTGCCGCTGGCCGAACGCGGTTGCCGGATCGAAGGTATCGAGGCCTCGCCCCTCATGGTGGAGAAACTGCGGCAAAAGCCCGGCGGACATGGCATCCCGGTCACCATCGGGGACATGTCCGAGGTGAAGGCGGACGGCATGTTCGACTTCATTTTCCTGATCTTCAACACGCTCTACAATCTCACCAGCCAGGCCGCGCAGGTAAACTGTTTCCGGAATGCGGCCAGCATGCTTGCGCCCGGCGGGGCGTTCCTGATCGAAGCCTTCGTGCCGGACCTCTCACAGTTCCATGATCACCGCAGCGTGAAACCCCGGCATGTCGGGTTCAGCTCGCTGGCGCTCGAAGCGGCGGTGCATGATCCCACAACGCAGCGGATCGACTATCAGGTCCTGCGCGTCACATCCGAAGGGACGAAACTGACGCCGCTGCCCATGCGCTATGCCTGGCCACAGGAAACGGATTTGATGGCGCAGCTTGCCGGGATGGATCTTGAAACCCGCTGGGGCGGCTGGGACAAATCAGACTTCACCGCCAACAGCCGGATGCATATCTCCGTCTACCGCAAACCCGCCTAG
- a CDS encoding EVE domain-containing protein, whose product MKYWLIKSEPDAWSWDEQVAKGEEGEEWSGIRNYQARNFMREMKIGDRLFFYHSNKGLEVVGIAEVCKESTPDSTTDDPRWDCVWVKALAPMPKPVTLKDVKANPKLSEMSLVTSFRLSVQPVTAAEWKEVCKMGGIDPKTLKPV is encoded by the coding sequence ATGAAATACTGGCTGATCAAATCCGAACCCGATGCCTGGAGCTGGGACGAACAGGTCGCCAAAGGGGAAGAAGGCGAAGAGTGGAGCGGTATCCGCAACTATCAGGCCCGGAACTTCATGCGCGAAATGAAGATCGGCGACCGGCTCTTCTTCTATCATTCCAACAAGGGGCTGGAAGTCGTCGGCATTGCGGAAGTGTGCAAGGAAAGCACGCCGGATTCGACGACGGATGATCCGCGCTGGGATTGTGTCTGGGTCAAGGCGCTGGCACCGATGCCGAAGCCCGTGACCCTGAAAGATGTGAAGGCCAATCCGAAGCTGAGCGAGATGAGCCTCGTCACCTCCTTCCGCCTGTCCGTCCAGCCGGTAACGGCGGCGGAGTGGAAGGAAGTCTGCAAGATGGGCGGGATCGATCCGAAGACGCTGAAGCCGGTCTAG
- a CDS encoding heme-dependent oxidative N-demethylase subunit alpha family protein: MPFLSGPASLAPGLKPIAPENLIAPDTEAEVWLPDKRRIMRDRRAEVFFSNLPDAALAEASALVTDHLPPSEKDWPTPLEAAAARVSDDLCLLQRGADGLWRLEAASLVAPTFWRLADKAGQPLGELHDPVPDANPGLVSRIARMFDALRPEQVLERFNWTVQAGDARFTPDAAPLKALAAATPDDSALSVLHLRVERQTISKLAGSGLLLFTIRIAVDPLEAALSSPERIAAFRAAWDGTDPALAAYKGWPHFERLVRAALRRLS, from the coding sequence TTGCCATTCCTGTCCGGCCCGGCCAGCCTCGCGCCCGGACTGAAACCCATCGCACCGGAAAACCTGATTGCGCCGGATACGGAGGCAGAGGTCTGGTTGCCGGACAAGCGGCGGATCATGCGGGATCGCCGCGCAGAGGTGTTCTTCTCAAACCTGCCGGATGCCGCGCTGGCCGAAGCCTCGGCGCTGGTGACGGACCACCTTCCGCCATCGGAGAAAGACTGGCCAACCCCGCTTGAGGCGGCCGCTGCCCGTGTCTCGGATGATCTCTGCCTGCTCCAGCGCGGCGCCGACGGGCTTTGGCGTCTGGAGGCGGCGAGCCTCGTTGCGCCGACGTTCTGGCGGCTCGCGGACAAGGCCGGTCAGCCGCTCGGCGAGCTGCACGACCCGGTGCCGGATGCCAATCCCGGCCTCGTCTCGCGCATTGCACGCATGTTCGATGCGCTGCGGCCGGAGCAGGTTCTGGAGCGGTTCAACTGGACGGTTCAGGCTGGCGATGCCCGGTTCACGCCGGACGCGGCGCCGCTGAAGGCGCTGGCCGCAGCCACGCCGGACGACTCCGCGCTGAGCGTCCTTCATCTGCGCGTCGAACGGCAGACGATTTCAAAACTGGCGGGCAGCGGCCTCCTCCTGTTCACGATCCGGATCGCGGTCGATCCTCTGGAAGCGGCGCTGTCCTCGCCGGAACGGATCGCGGCTTTCCGGGCGGCGTGGGATGGCACAGACCCGGCGCTCGCCGCCTATAAGGGCTGGCCGCATTTTGAGCGGCTGGTGCGCGCTGCACTCCGCCGCCTTTCGTGA
- a CDS encoding class I SAM-dependent methyltransferase: protein MNPWEKYVVPNLISCACASKPMMKQREKVIPHAEGKVLEIGCGSGTNFSYYDPEKVERLYALEPSEGMLKKAHRTAGALGIGSSIEFLETGAESVPLEDHSIDTVVYTFVLCTIPDWKGALQETRRLLKPGGKIIFSEHGLAPDEGVAKWQRRVEPVWKPLAGGCHLTRDTKKMLEEAGFELQDAETMYLPGTPKIAGFCSWGSAVPV from the coding sequence GTGAACCCCTGGGAAAAATACGTCGTTCCGAATCTCATTTCGTGCGCCTGCGCATCGAAGCCGATGATGAAGCAGCGGGAAAAGGTCATTCCGCACGCGGAAGGCAAGGTTCTGGAAATCGGGTGCGGTAGCGGCACGAATTTCAGCTATTACGACCCGGAAAAGGTCGAACGGCTTTATGCGCTGGAACCGTCTGAAGGCATGCTGAAAAAGGCGCACCGCACGGCAGGCGCGCTTGGGATCGGCAGCAGTATCGAATTCCTGGAGACCGGTGCGGAATCGGTGCCGCTGGAAGATCACTCGATCGATACGGTCGTCTACACTTTTGTCCTCTGCACGATCCCGGACTGGAAAGGCGCGTTGCAGGAAACCCGCCGCCTTCTGAAACCGGGTGGGAAGATCATTTTCTCCGAGCACGGGCTTGCGCCGGATGAAGGTGTCGCAAAGTGGCAGCGCCGGGTCGAACCGGTCTGGAAACCGCTCGCAGGGGGGTGCCACCTCACCCGCGACACGAAGAAGATGCTGGAAGAGGCGGGCTTCGAATTGCAGGACGCCGAAACCATGTATCTGCCGGGCACGCCGAAAATTGCAGGCTTCTGTTCCTGGGGATCCGCCGTTCCGGTCTGA
- a CDS encoding DMT family transporter, which yields MNFRDFLLLFGVCLVWGLNIVLTRWVVADMQVPPLFFAAVRFAGVALFLIPFLRPVPDKLFTLLLISIMIGSLNFALLFLGLQSAEASAVAVTGQLGVPISTLMSMAFLGETIGWRRGLGIMMSFAGVVLIAFDPSSFQISVGLMFVVGSAFIGSFGGILMKKMPPLTGLQVQAWVGLFSFAPLFAVSFLWERGQVDAYIQGGWQVWLASLFAIAGVSIFGHGAFYTLIKKYDVSMLSPLTLMTPIWGVVFGVALLNEPVSPRLLMGAVIALAGVFMIAVRQNTRLPEAALGRKAGAGDS from the coding sequence ATGAATTTCCGCGATTTTCTTCTCCTGTTCGGTGTCTGCCTCGTCTGGGGCCTCAATATCGTGCTGACACGGTGGGTTGTGGCGGACATGCAGGTCCCGCCCCTGTTCTTTGCCGCCGTCCGCTTTGCCGGTGTCGCCCTTTTCCTGATCCCGTTCCTCCGGCCGGTACCGGACAAACTGTTCACCCTGCTTCTGATCTCCATCATGATCGGATCGCTGAACTTCGCCCTGCTGTTCCTCGGCCTGCAATCGGCCGAAGCCTCGGCCGTTGCGGTTACGGGGCAGCTCGGCGTGCCGATCTCCACGCTGATGAGCATGGCCTTCCTCGGCGAGACGATCGGCTGGCGCCGGGGGCTGGGCATCATGATGTCCTTTGCGGGCGTGGTCCTGATTGCGTTCGATCCGTCGAGCTTCCAGATTTCTGTCGGCCTGATGTTCGTTGTCGGGTCTGCCTTCATCGGATCCTTCGGGGGCATCCTGATGAAGAAGATGCCGCCGCTGACCGGCCTTCAGGTTCAGGCCTGGGTCGGCCTGTTCAGCTTTGCCCCGCTGTTTGCCGTGTCCTTTCTCTGGGAACGCGGCCAGGTGGACGCCTATATTCAAGGCGGCTGGCAGGTCTGGCTGGCCAGCCTGTTTGCCATCGCGGGCGTCTCGATCTTCGGGCATGGCGCTTTCTACACGCTGATCAAGAAGTATGATGTCTCCATGCTGTCTCCGTTGACCCTGATGACGCCGATCTGGGGCGTCGTGTTTGGTGTGGCCCTGCTGAACGAGCCGGTCTCGCCAAGGCTGCTCATGGGCGCCGTCATCGCGCTCGCCGGCGTGTTCATGATCGCCGTGCGCCAGAATACCCGCCTGCCCGAGGCCGCCCTCGGCCGCAAAGCCGGCGCCGGAGACAGCTGA
- a CDS encoding N-acetylmuramoyl-L-alanine amidase, which yields MDITLSPSPNHDERKHPVDMIVLHYTGMQTGQAAFDQLRNPDAKVSSHYLLWEDGRVDQLVAEDRRAWHAGVSSWQGDDDLNSRSIGIEIVNGGHDFPAADGTLPPYPDIQIQTLIELCHRILAGRDIPQSRIVGHSDIAPLRKQDPGEHFPWARLAQTGIGIWADIEDLETPSVTGKGLSPGEQNPSVRQMQEQLQRIGYGLSPTGTYDDLTEAVVRAFQRRWLPDRITGTADIATLRQIGVIQALYTAD from the coding sequence ATGGACATTACCCTCTCCCCCAGCCCGAACCATGATGAGCGCAAGCATCCGGTGGACATGATTGTCCTGCACTATACCGGCATGCAGACCGGACAGGCGGCCTTCGACCAGCTCCGCAACCCGGACGCCAAGGTCTCCTCCCATTACCTCCTCTGGGAGGATGGGCGGGTGGACCAGCTGGTCGCCGAGGACCGCCGGGCCTGGCATGCCGGGGTCTCCAGCTGGCAGGGCGACGACGATCTGAACTCCCGCTCCATCGGGATCGAGATCGTCAATGGCGGGCACGACTTTCCGGCGGCGGACGGCACGCTGCCGCCGTATCCGGACATTCAGATCCAGACCCTGATCGAGCTCTGCCACAGGATCCTTGCCGGCCGTGACATTCCGCAATCGCGGATCGTCGGCCATTCCGACATCGCGCCCCTGCGCAAGCAGGACCCCGGCGAACACTTCCCGTGGGCACGCCTTGCCCAGACCGGGATCGGCATCTGGGCGGATATCGAAGACCTCGAGACGCCCAGTGTCACAGGCAAAGGCCTGTCCCCCGGTGAACAGAATCCCAGCGTCCGCCAGATGCAGGAACAGCTGCAACGCATCGGCTATGGCCTCTCCCCCACCGGCACTTATGACGACCTCACCGAAGCGGTCGTCCGGGCCTTCCAGCGCCGCTGGTTGCCAGACCGGATCACCGGAACGGCGGACATCGCGACGCTTCGCCAGATCGGCGTGATCCAGGCGCTGTATACGGCGGACTAG